A region from the Metopolophium dirhodum isolate CAU chromosome 9, ASM1992520v1, whole genome shotgun sequence genome encodes:
- the LOC132952786 gene encoding uncharacterized protein LOC132952786 has product MFLLWPDGVRHDDVLLFLSDAAPYMKKAGTTIKALYSKMIHITCIAHGLYRVAENIRSHFPRVDKLVAKGKQVFLKASSRVLFFKTEAPGVPLPPEPVLTRWGSWIEAISYYCQYFKQVRDVMQHFDSNDAVSIKESQALLNEISMEPNLTFIDSNYGFLPSTITKLESQGVSLTDSVTTVMFTKNKLDEVAGDVGMKVNTKFNQVLEKNSGFAIILKILKILNGEKSSSMDGLPEDLTGNDLTFYKYAPVTSTDVERSFSRYKTILADNRRSFDVENI; this is encoded by the coding sequence ATGTTTCTCCTGTGGCCCGACGGTGTTCGTCACGATGACGTCCTCCTATTTTTAAGCGATGCTGCGCCATACATGAAGAAAGCAGGTACAACTATCAAGGCTTTGTACTCCAAGATGATCCATATTACTTGTATAGCACACGGATTATATAGAGTGGCAGAAAATATTCGGAGTCATTTTCCTAGAGTTGATAAATTAGTGGCAAAAGGAAagcaagtatttttaaaagcatcttcacgtgttttattttttaagacagAAGCTCCCGGAGTCCCTCTTCCTCCCGAACCTGTACTTACACGTTGGGGTTCTTGGATTGAAGCTATTTCTTATTACTGTCAATATTTTAAGCAAGTACGAGATGTTATGCAACATTTTGATTCTAACGATGCTGTATCTATAAAAGAATCTCAAGCCCTTCTAAATGAAATTTCAATGGAACCAAATTTGACTTTTATAGATTCAAATTATGGGTTTTTACCATCAACCATAACTAAATTAGAATCACAAGGTGTATCACTAACTGATTCAGTAACAACAGTAAtgttcacaaaaaataaattggacGAAGTAGCAGGTGACGTTGGAAtgaaagtaaatacaaaatttaaccaagttttagaaaaaaactctgggtttgcaataatattaaaaattttaaaaattttgaatggaGAAAAAAGTTCATCGATGGATGGTTTACCAGAAGACCTAACGGGAaatgatttaacattttataaatatgcacCAGTAACATCAACAGACGTCGAAAGAAGTTTTTCTCGGTATAAAACCATACTGGCCGACAATCGGCGATCATTCGacgtagaaaatatttaa